A genomic stretch from Erigeron canadensis isolate Cc75 chromosome 9, C_canadensis_v1, whole genome shotgun sequence includes:
- the LOC122581779 gene encoding probable CCR4-associated factor 1 homolog 6: protein MGEIMDNNMSDVMPNSDSIEIREVWNANLEEEFDLIREIVDDYPYIAMDTEFPGVVLRPLAQFKNINDYNYHTLKDNVDMLKLIQLGLTFSDENGNLPTCGSEKHCIWQFNFREFNVNEDIFANDSIEMLRQCGIDFEKNTQMGIDACRFGELLMSSGIVLNPNICWVTFHSGYDFGYLLKLLTRKELPKTQEGFFNLINVYFPMVYDIKHLMRFCNHLHGGLNKLAEILEVKRIGVCHQAGSDSLLTSHAFKKLKESYFDGATEKYAGVLYGLGVESEVQNK, encoded by the coding sequence ATGGGTGAAATAATGGATAATAATATGTCTGATGTGATGCCCAATAGTGATTCAATTGAAATAAGAGAGGTATGGAATGCTAATCTAGAAGAAGAGTTTGATTTGATTCGAGAAATCGTTGATGATTACCCATATATTGCTATGGATACCGAGTTCCCTGGGGTTGTGTTAAGGCCTTTAGCACAGTTTAAGAATATTAATGATTATAATTATCATACTTTGAAGGATAATGTCGATATGTTGAAGTTAATACAATTAGGTTTGACGTTCTCTGACGAGAATGGGAATCTTCCTACGTGTGGGAGTGAAAAGCATTGCATTTGGCAGTTTAATTTTAGGGAGTTCAATGTGAATGAAGATATCTTTGCTAATGATTCAATAGAGATGTTGAGACAATGTGggattgattttgaaaagaataCGCAAATGGGTATTGATGCGTGTCGATTTGGGGAGCTTTTGATGTCATCCGGTATTGTATTGAATCCAAATATTTGTTGGGTGACTTTTCATAGTGGGTATGATTTTGGGTACTTGCTTAAGTTATTGACTCGAAAAGAACTGCCCAAGACTCAAGAGGGGTTCTTTAATTTGATCAACGTTTACTTTCCGATGGTTTATGATATTAAAcacttgatgagattttgcaatcATCTTCATGGGGGTTTGAATAAACTTGCGGAGATCTTGGAAGTTAAAAGGATTGGTGTTTGTCATCAAGCTGGGTCTGATAGTTTGCTTACGTCTCATGCTTTTAAGAAACTCAAAGAAAGTTATTTTGATGGAGCTACAGAGAAGTATGCAGGTGTTTTATACGGATTAGGAGTGGAATCGGAAGTGCAAAATAAGTAG